From a region of the Methylocystis hirsuta genome:
- the hrpB gene encoding ATP-dependent helicase HrpB → MPHDLSALPIDDVLPAIRAALEASGNLVVVAPPGAGKTTRAPLALLDADWAKNGKLILLEPRRLAARAAASRMAATLGETVGETIGLRMRLESKISARTRVEVVTEGVFARMILDDAALEGVAGVLFDEYHERSLDADLGLALALDAQAGLREDLRLIAMSATLDGARVAALMGAQTIESQGRAFGVETRYLGREANARIEESMARAILLALREERGSILAFLPGQGEIARVASRLAESRLPDDIDVAPLYGALDRGEQDLAIAPARPGRRKIVLATSIAETSLTIEGVRIVVDSGLARVQRFEPDLGLSRLETVRASRASVDQRRGRAGRTEPGVCYRLWDEPQTAALPAFAAPEILDADLSGLALDLAAWGVSDPGRLKWLDPPPAPAWKEAVALDRELGALDDDGRLTDMGRAVRALPLAPRLARMVVEAARHGEARRAAELAMLLSERGLGGADAELSHRLERLRGENSKRARDALRLAGQWARLASAAADRSPPPQPAPAGAGEGADSALPVAHRRSLASPLPRSGGGSGRGQFSDGALIALAYPDRIAKSRGARGEFLMANGRAAILPVEDPLSRAPFLAVAELTGRAAQARILAACALTAEEVEAIAGDRIETRDETIFDAASASLRRRAFRRLGAIRLSERNLAAEASEENARTLARGVAALGVARLPWTKAQTQRRDRVAFLRRAEGDEWPDLSDAALAASVDDWLTPFIEGRTSLADIAADDIEAALAQLLPYELSRRLDAEAPSHFETPAGSRHALDYGAENGPILAVRVQELYGLSSHPTLARGRAPLTLELLSPAHRPIQTTRDLPSFWKGSWSEVKKEMRGRYPRHLWPDDPAAAQPTTRAKPRGS, encoded by the coding sequence ATGCCGCATGATCTTTCTGCGCTGCCGATCGACGATGTGCTGCCGGCGATCCGCGCCGCGCTTGAGGCGTCGGGCAATCTTGTCGTCGTCGCCCCGCCCGGCGCCGGCAAAACGACGCGCGCGCCGCTCGCGCTGCTTGACGCGGACTGGGCCAAGAACGGCAAGCTCATTTTGCTGGAGCCGCGACGTCTCGCCGCCCGCGCGGCGGCGAGCCGCATGGCGGCGACGCTGGGCGAAACCGTCGGCGAAACGATCGGCCTGCGGATGCGCCTCGAATCGAAAATCTCGGCGCGAACGCGCGTCGAAGTCGTCACCGAGGGCGTGTTTGCGCGGATGATCCTCGACGATGCGGCGCTCGAGGGCGTGGCCGGCGTTCTATTCGATGAATATCACGAACGCTCGCTCGACGCCGATCTCGGCCTGGCGCTGGCGCTCGACGCCCAGGCAGGACTGCGGGAGGATCTGCGGCTCATCGCCATGTCGGCGACGCTCGACGGCGCCCGCGTCGCCGCGCTGATGGGCGCCCAGACGATCGAGAGCCAGGGGCGTGCATTTGGCGTCGAGACGCGTTATCTCGGCCGCGAGGCCAATGCGCGCATCGAAGAGTCCATGGCCCGCGCGATCCTGCTGGCGCTGCGCGAAGAGCGAGGTTCGATCCTCGCCTTTCTGCCGGGGCAGGGCGAGATCGCGCGCGTCGCCTCACGCCTTGCCGAGTCGCGCCTGCCGGACGACATCGACGTCGCGCCGCTCTATGGCGCGCTCGATCGCGGCGAGCAGGATCTCGCCATTGCGCCGGCGCGGCCCGGCCGTCGTAAGATCGTGCTCGCCACGTCGATCGCGGAAACCTCGCTCACGATCGAAGGCGTCCGCATCGTCGTCGACAGCGGGCTGGCGCGTGTGCAGCGCTTCGAGCCTGATCTCGGATTGTCGCGGCTCGAGACCGTGCGCGCTTCACGCGCCAGCGTCGATCAGCGCCGCGGCCGCGCCGGCCGCACCGAGCCCGGCGTCTGCTATCGCCTGTGGGATGAGCCGCAGACGGCGGCGCTGCCGGCCTTCGCCGCGCCCGAAATTCTCGACGCCGATCTGTCCGGGCTTGCCCTTGATCTCGCGGCCTGGGGGGTGAGCGATCCGGGGCGACTCAAATGGCTCGATCCGCCGCCGGCGCCCGCCTGGAAGGAGGCGGTCGCGCTCGACCGCGAACTTGGAGCGCTCGACGACGACGGTCGGCTGACCGACATGGGCCGCGCTGTACGGGCGCTGCCGCTCGCGCCCAGGTTGGCGCGGATGGTGGTCGAGGCGGCGCGCCACGGCGAAGCCAGACGCGCCGCGGAACTCGCCATGCTGCTCTCGGAGCGCGGCCTCGGCGGCGCCGATGCCGAGCTTTCGCATCGGCTCGAGCGCCTGCGCGGCGAAAACTCCAAGCGGGCGCGCGACGCGCTACGGCTCGCGGGGCAATGGGCGAGACTGGCGAGCGCGGCGGCTGATCGATCGCCCCCACCCCAGCCCGCCCCCGCTGGCGCGGGAGAGGGAGCGGACTCGGCGCTTCCCGTCGCGCATCGCCGATCGTTAGCGTCCCCTCTCCCGCGCAGCGGGGGAGGGTCAGGGAGGGGGCAGTTCTCCGACGGCGCGCTGATCGCGCTCGCCTATCCCGATCGTATCGCCAAATCGCGCGGCGCGCGCGGCGAGTTCCTGATGGCGAACGGCCGCGCCGCGATATTGCCGGTCGAAGATCCTTTGTCGCGCGCGCCTTTTCTCGCCGTCGCCGAACTCACCGGCCGGGCGGCGCAGGCGCGCATCCTCGCGGCGTGCGCGCTCACCGCCGAGGAGGTCGAGGCGATCGCCGGCGATCGCATCGAGACTCGCGACGAAACGATCTTCGACGCGGCGAGCGCGAGCTTGCGGCGGCGCGCCTTCCGGCGTCTCGGGGCGATACGACTCTCCGAGCGCAATCTGGCGGCCGAGGCGTCCGAAGAAAACGCAAGGACGCTCGCACGCGGCGTCGCCGCCCTTGGCGTCGCGCGGCTGCCATGGACGAAGGCGCAGACGCAGCGGCGCGACCGCGTCGCCTTTCTGCGCCGCGCCGAGGGCGACGAGTGGCCGGACCTATCCGACGCCGCTCTGGCGGCAAGCGTCGACGACTGGCTTACGCCGTTCATTGAGGGGCGCACGTCGCTCGCGGACATTGCGGCCGACGACATCGAGGCCGCGCTCGCTCAGCTTCTCCCCTATGAGTTGTCGCGCAGGCTCGATGCGGAAGCGCCCTCTCATTTCGAAACGCCCGCGGGGTCGCGCCATGCGCTCGACTATGGCGCCGAGAACGGACCGATCCTCGCGGTGCGCGTGCAGGAGCTTTACGGCCTCTCGAGTCACCCGACGCTTGCGCGCGGACGCGCGCCGCTCACGCTCGAACTGCTCTCGCCGGCGCATCGGCCGATCCAGACGACGCGCGATCTGCCGAGCTTTTGGAAAGGCTCCTGGAGCGAGGTGAAGAAGGAGATGAGAGGGCGCTACCCGCGCCATCTCTGGCCGGACGATCCGGCGGCCGCGCAGCCGACGACCCGCGCCAAGCCGCGGGGCTCGTGA
- a CDS encoding outer membrane protein has protein sequence MKKATFAALALALTAGSAMAADLPSYKAPPPPPPPPIMTWTGFYAGLNFGVGFYAQNSSNAWGAGFNNHGGSRAGVVGGGQIGYNYQITPMFVVGIESDIQGTSIGSGAGGNSYNWLFGLPPVTTATLNWFGTVRGRLGVSLLSPQLLVYGTGGFAYGGVERNGWLNQNRTVQTGWTAGGGAEYMFVALPNWSVKAEYLYTQLSGNNNNGFNFGWGLNNVNNRTRFHTIRFGVNYHFHFGSSAPVLAKY, from the coding sequence ATGAAAAAGGCAACTTTTGCCGCTTTGGCCCTCGCGCTGACAGCTGGGTCGGCCATGGCCGCCGACCTTCCATCCTACAAGGCTCCGCCGCCGCCGCCCCCGCCGCCGATCATGACCTGGACGGGCTTCTATGCCGGTCTCAACTTCGGTGTGGGCTTTTACGCCCAAAATTCATCCAACGCGTGGGGCGCGGGCTTTAACAATCACGGCGGTAGCCGGGCCGGCGTCGTCGGCGGTGGCCAAATTGGCTACAATTACCAGATTACGCCGATGTTCGTCGTCGGCATCGAGTCCGATATCCAGGGCACCAGCATCGGCTCTGGCGCCGGCGGCAACAGCTACAATTGGCTCTTTGGCCTCCCTCCGGTAACCACCGCGACTCTGAATTGGTTCGGCACGGTGCGTGGCCGCCTCGGCGTCAGTCTGCTGAGCCCGCAATTGCTGGTCTATGGCACAGGCGGCTTCGCTTATGGCGGAGTGGAACGCAACGGCTGGTTGAACCAGAACAGAACGGTGCAGACGGGCTGGACTGCCGGCGGCGGCGCCGAGTATATGTTCGTTGCGCTGCCGAACTGGTCGGTCAAGGCCGAGTATCTCTATACGCAGCTCAGCGGCAACAACAACAACGGCTTCAATTTCGGCTGGGGGTTGAACAACGTCAACAACCGCACGCGATTCCATACGATCCGCTTTGGCGTGAACTACCACTTCCACTTCGGCTCTTCGGCGCCGGTGTTGGCGAAATACTGA
- a CDS encoding lipase family protein yields MTPTTCKTSQPLSFGDSSQQTFKVCTFLVNVLSQMYDQWLNAGSPRDFDWRPVNACPITKDFKVEDYAFGQLIWSTFTLEFKKTVTEPFGCLVKSKADGSLYLVFRGSKSLEDFEVDIEFKPVAYSAPTPNPPPGILVARGWYAVYAGLVEALDAQLKTIGSKPLTITGHSLGSALATLAVPLAASHNIAALHYNSASPMVGLEPFRHYYENLKVQTFRLVNTADTVPNLPPKRNGDYQHVGIEVPFNADYGAEKKTHHPCCSYAYAIYTPDAPCNKDFDSCAPTLGQIHE; encoded by the coding sequence ATGACCCCTACGACTTGCAAAACATCTCAACCGCTATCCTTTGGGGACTCTTCTCAGCAAACCTTCAAAGTTTGCACGTTTCTGGTGAACGTGCTCAGTCAAATGTATGATCAATGGCTAAATGCCGGCTCGCCGCGAGATTTTGATTGGCGGCCGGTGAACGCTTGCCCGATCACCAAAGATTTCAAAGTGGAAGACTACGCTTTTGGTCAGCTGATCTGGAGTACGTTCACTTTAGAGTTTAAAAAGACAGTCACTGAACCTTTTGGATGCCTTGTTAAATCCAAGGCCGACGGTAGTCTTTATCTCGTTTTCCGGGGCAGCAAAAGCCTTGAGGACTTCGAAGTAGATATTGAATTCAAACCGGTAGCGTATAGCGCGCCGACGCCCAATCCCCCACCCGGCATTCTCGTCGCAAGAGGCTGGTACGCGGTGTACGCAGGGCTAGTGGAAGCGCTGGATGCCCAACTCAAAACAATCGGCAGTAAACCTCTTACCATCACTGGCCACAGTCTCGGCTCGGCGCTTGCCACACTCGCCGTGCCATTGGCGGCTTCCCACAATATTGCGGCCTTGCACTATAATTCCGCAAGTCCAATGGTGGGACTAGAACCCTTCCGGCATTACTACGAAAACTTAAAGGTGCAAACATTCCGTCTTGTGAACACGGCCGACACCGTACCGAATCTTCCGCCAAAGCGTAACGGCGACTATCAACACGTCGGCATCGAGGTCCCCTTCAACGCGGACTATGGCGCTGAGAAGAAAACACACCATCCGTGTTGCAGCTACGCTTATGCAATCTACACTCCGGATGCACCCTGCAATAAAGACTTTGACTCCTGCGCCCCGACGCTCGGTCAAATCCACGAATAA
- a CDS encoding type II toxin-antitoxin system Phd/YefM family antitoxin: MTRFSKSTQKEPTSPGRWLLQDAKARFSELVRRVRSEGPQHVTVHGRDAVVVVSAEEFRRLEGERTGDALIAAMQASPARDIDIEPKREAMPVREIEL; encoded by the coding sequence ATGACTAGATTTTCGAAATCAACCCAAAAGGAGCCGACGTCACCGGGTCGGTGGCTCCTTCAAGACGCCAAGGCGCGCTTCAGCGAACTGGTGCGGCGCGTCCGCAGCGAAGGGCCCCAGCATGTCACTGTTCACGGACGCGACGCCGTCGTCGTCGTTTCGGCGGAGGAATTTCGTCGGCTCGAGGGAGAGCGCACGGGGGACGCGTTGATCGCCGCGATGCAGGCGTCGCCCGCGCGCGACATCGACATTGAGCCCAAACGGGAAGCGATGCCCGTGCGCGAGATCGAGTTGTGA
- a CDS encoding type II toxin-antitoxin system VapC family toxin gives MSGWLLDTNVLSELRRPRPNAKVIAFVASQPLDRLYVSVVTFAEIRFGIELVTDPARRGELQDWLTLKVRPLFTQRTLPVSEDVMLKWRLLVEEGRKTRYTFSQPDLIIAATALLHGLTVVTRDTGDFEKARTPVINPWE, from the coding sequence GTGAGCGGATGGCTGCTCGACACCAATGTGCTCTCGGAACTGCGTCGTCCGAGGCCCAATGCAAAAGTCATCGCATTTGTAGCGTCGCAGCCGCTCGATCGGCTCTATGTCAGCGTGGTCACTTTTGCGGAAATCCGCTTTGGGATCGAGCTTGTTACTGATCCCGCGCGTCGGGGAGAATTGCAGGACTGGCTCACGCTCAAAGTGCGGCCGCTGTTTACACAAAGGACGCTGCCGGTCAGCGAGGACGTCATGTTGAAGTGGCGCCTGCTCGTCGAAGAAGGGCGCAAGACGCGATATACTTTCTCCCAGCCGGACCTCATCATCGCCGCCACAGCGCTTCTCCACGGCTTGACGGTCGTGACCCGAGACACTGGCGATTTCGAGAAGGCGCGCACGCCGGTCATCAATCCGTGGGAATGA
- a CDS encoding HEPN domain-containing protein, with product MTYDELIELALERLHEAEALLNAGHWSGAYYLCGYSVELILKAHIAKQFRAFEIPDKNIVNAVWTHKLDKLLELAELGPDLEGRFKAAPQLQANWNTALGWNEGSRYRKIDETEARSLIEALSDPGNGVFAWIQSKL from the coding sequence ATGACCTACGACGAATTGATAGAGCTTGCTCTGGAGCGCCTTCACGAAGCCGAGGCGCTACTCAACGCTGGCCACTGGTCGGGCGCATACTATCTTTGCGGATATAGCGTCGAACTCATTCTCAAGGCGCATATCGCAAAGCAATTTCGCGCTTTCGAGATTCCGGATAAAAATATCGTCAACGCCGTATGGACGCATAAGCTCGACAAACTGCTGGAATTAGCAGAACTTGGGCCCGACCTCGAAGGCCGCTTCAAAGCCGCTCCACAATTGCAGGCGAACTGGAACACGGCCTTGGGCTGGAACGAAGGATCGCGCTATCGAAAGATAGACGAAACAGAGGCTCGCAGCTTGATCGAGGCGCTCAGCGATCCGGGAAACGGGGTATTCGCATGGATCCAATCCAAACTGTAG
- a CDS encoding M15 family metallopeptidase has translation MILTILCLRAIRAVALLFLLLAGAVAHARGAKATTEPIPDAVWAYMQGRSWRAELRCPGRDELVLLRVPYRDFDGNAQTGSLIVARSVAKAVAAAFEDIYASGKFRIYRMSLIDEFGGDDARSMAANNTSAFNCRTTDRGAMSRHAYGMAVDINPVQNPYREGSLTEPEAGRAYDEPSERRSDIVGIIVDGDVVTRAFARQGWRWGGHWKRSIDYQHFSNDGH, from the coding sequence ATGATTTTGACGATTCTCTGCTTACGCGCCATCCGAGCGGTTGCGCTGCTGTTTTTGCTTCTCGCGGGCGCAGTCGCGCATGCGCGGGGCGCCAAGGCGACGACCGAACCAATTCCGGATGCAGTATGGGCTTACATGCAGGGAAGATCGTGGCGCGCGGAGCTTCGATGTCCGGGACGCGACGAACTTGTTCTGTTGAGGGTTCCTTACCGGGATTTCGACGGCAACGCGCAGACCGGCTCGCTGATCGTCGCACGAAGCGTCGCAAAAGCGGTCGCAGCCGCCTTTGAGGACATCTACGCCAGCGGGAAATTTCGAATCTATCGAATGTCCCTGATCGATGAATTCGGCGGCGATGACGCGCGATCGATGGCGGCGAATAATACGAGCGCCTTCAATTGCCGAACGACAGATCGTGGCGCGATGTCGCGACACGCCTATGGAATGGCCGTAGACATCAATCCGGTTCAAAATCCCTACCGGGAAGGAAGCCTAACCGAGCCTGAAGCCGGGCGCGCCTATGACGAACCCTCCGAGCGCAGGAGCGATATCGTCGGGATCATCGTCGACGGCGACGTCGTCACCAGGGCCTTTGCGCGACAGGGCTGGCGCTGGGGCGGACATTGGAAAAGAAGCATCGACTATCAGCACTTTTCCAACGACGGACACTGA
- a CDS encoding Ni/Fe hydrogenase subunit alpha produces the protein MIVKTIKVDQLARVEGEGALKVVARDGVVQSAELNIFEPPRFFEAFLRDRMYSEAPDITARICGICPVAYQMSAIHAMENALGVVVDGPLRDLRRLLYCGEWIESHTLHVYMLHAPDFLGYAGAIEMARDHADIVRRGLNLKKAGNAIIALLGGREIHPINVRVGGFYRAPRRRELQPLAEELKRARDGALATVRWTSGFDFPDVARDYEFVALRGEREYPFNQGRIVSSRGLDIAAAEYDEHFEESHVEHSTALHAHIKARGAYLTGPLARYALNAASLSPIAREAARDAGLGPVCANPFRSIIVRSVEVLYACDEALRIIDDYQEPERPAVEIEPRVGTGYAATEAPRGMLYHRYRLNADGKIADARIVPPTSQNQPSIEEDLKTFANAWLDLPDDALRHRCEQTIRNHDPCISCATHFLRLDVDRGG, from the coding sequence ATGATCGTTAAGACGATCAAGGTCGACCAGCTCGCCCGGGTGGAAGGCGAGGGCGCGCTCAAGGTCGTCGCGCGCGACGGCGTCGTGCAGTCGGCGGAGCTCAATATCTTCGAGCCGCCGCGCTTTTTCGAAGCCTTCCTGCGCGACCGCATGTATAGCGAGGCGCCGGATATTACCGCGCGCATCTGCGGCATCTGTCCGGTCGCTTATCAGATGAGCGCGATTCACGCGATGGAGAACGCGCTCGGCGTCGTCGTCGACGGACCTTTGCGCGACCTGCGACGGCTCCTCTATTGCGGCGAGTGGATCGAGAGCCACACGCTCCATGTCTACATGCTGCATGCGCCGGATTTCCTCGGCTATGCCGGCGCGATCGAAATGGCGCGCGATCACGCCGACATCGTGCGCCGGGGCCTCAACCTCAAAAAGGCCGGCAATGCGATCATCGCGCTTCTCGGCGGCCGCGAGATTCATCCGATCAATGTCCGCGTCGGCGGCTTTTATCGTGCGCCGCGCCGGCGCGAACTTCAGCCGCTCGCCGAAGAACTGAAGCGCGCGCGGGACGGGGCGCTCGCGACCGTGCGCTGGACGTCCGGTTTCGATTTTCCTGATGTTGCGCGCGACTATGAATTCGTCGCCTTGCGCGGTGAGCGCGAATATCCCTTCAACCAGGGCCGCATCGTCTCAAGCCGCGGGCTCGACATCGCCGCCGCTGAATATGACGAACATTTCGAGGAAAGCCACGTCGAACATTCGACCGCGTTGCATGCGCACATCAAGGCGCGCGGCGCCTATCTCACCGGGCCCTTGGCGCGCTATGCGCTGAACGCCGCGTCGCTCTCGCCGATCGCGCGCGAGGCGGCGCGCGACGCAGGGCTTGGACCGGTCTGCGCCAATCCCTTTCGCAGCATTATCGTTCGCTCGGTTGAAGTTCTTTACGCCTGCGACGAGGCGCTGCGCATCATCGACGACTACCAAGAGCCGGAGCGGCCTGCAGTCGAAATCGAGCCGCGCGTGGGAACCGGCTATGCGGCGACCGAGGCGCCGCGCGGCATGCTGTATCATCGCTACCGCCTCAATGCCGATGGAAAAATCGCCGACGCCCGCATCGTCCCGCCGACGTCGCAGAACCAGCCGAGCATCGAAGAGGATCTGAAGACTTTCGCGAACGCTTGGCTCGATTTGCCGGACGACGCTTTGCGTCACCGCTGCGAGCAGACCATTCGCAATCACGATCCCTGCATTTCCTGCGCGACGCATTTTCTGCGGCTCGATGTCGACCGGGGCGGATAG
- a CDS encoding hydrogenase maturation protease: protein MSTGADSAREGPRIIVLCIGNPDRGDDAVGRAVARALRALLADVEIIEEEGEATRVLARLDGADAAYIVDACVSGAEPGDIRRFDASAGPLPRAAFGASTHGFGLAEALELARALGALPSRCVVYAIEGGTFEIGAPMSPAVAAAVDIVAGRLRTDILGK, encoded by the coding sequence ATGTCGACCGGGGCGGATAGCGCGCGCGAAGGACCGCGCATCATTGTGCTCTGTATCGGCAATCCCGATCGCGGCGACGATGCGGTGGGCCGCGCGGTCGCGCGAGCGCTGAGAGCGTTGCTGGCCGACGTCGAAATCATTGAGGAGGAGGGCGAGGCGACGCGCGTATTGGCGCGGCTCGACGGCGCGGACGCCGCCTACATTGTCGACGCCTGCGTTTCGGGGGCGGAGCCTGGCGACATCCGCCGCTTTGACGCCAGCGCAGGCCCGCTTCCGCGAGCGGCTTTCGGCGCATCGACGCATGGCTTCGGCCTCGCCGAAGCTCTGGAGCTCGCCCGGGCGCTGGGCGCATTGCCCTCGCGCTGCGTCGTCTATGCGATCGAAGGCGGAACCTTCGAGATCGGCGCGCCGATGTCGCCGGCGGTCGCGGCGGCGGTCGATATCGTCGCGGGCCGATTGCGGACGGACATTCTCGGCAAATGA
- a CDS encoding dihydrofolate reductase, producing the protein MTLKLVAVVARGRNGVIGVANGLPWRLSSDLKRYKARTWGKPMIMGRRTFESIGRPLPGRESVVLTRDPHFRAEGVHVAASLAEALATARRLTALLGVDEIIIAGGEEIYRAFLDLTDVIELTEVALDIAGDAHFPALDPKDWREIAREAPPRGPKDEADFAFVTLERRRGQGA; encoded by the coding sequence ATGACCCTAAAGCTTGTCGCGGTCGTCGCGCGCGGACGCAATGGCGTGATCGGCGTCGCCAACGGCCTTCCCTGGCGGCTCTCGAGCGACCTCAAGCGCTACAAGGCGCGCACCTGGGGCAAGCCGATGATCATGGGACGGCGCACCTTCGAATCGATCGGACGGCCGCTGCCCGGGCGAGAAAGCGTCGTGCTCACCCGTGATCCCCATTTCAGGGCCGAAGGCGTCCATGTCGCGGCGAGTCTGGCGGAGGCCTTGGCGACGGCGCGTCGGCTCACCGCGCTGCTTGGCGTCGACGAGATCATCATTGCGGGCGGCGAGGAAATCTATCGCGCCTTTCTCGATCTCACCGACGTGATTGAACTGACGGAGGTCGCGCTCGATATTGCGGGCGACGCGCATTTCCCGGCGCTCGACCCCAAAGACTGGCGTGAGATCGCGCGCGAAGCGCCGCCGCGGGGCCCGAAAGACGAGGCGGACTTCGCTTTTGTCACACTTGAGCGGCGCCGTGGCCAAGGCGCCTGA
- a CDS encoding thymidylate synthase: MRQYLDLLDKILREGVRKEDRTGVGTLSLFGHQMRFDLSQGFPLVTTKRVHLKSVIHELLWFLQGDTNVKYLRDNGVTIWDEWANEDGDLGPIYGMQWRRWPDGDRDIDQLAHVVEEIRRNPFSRRLIVSAWNPAQVDEMALPPCHCLFQFHVAEVGGRKRLSCQLYQRSADVFLGVPFNIASYALLTHMVAQVTDCVPGDFVHSFGDVHLYLNHVEQARLQLSREPKPLPRLKLNPSVRSLFDFKYEDLSVENYESWPAIAAPIAV, from the coding sequence ATGCGTCAGTATCTCGACCTTTTGGATAAAATCCTGCGCGAGGGCGTGCGCAAGGAAGACCGCACCGGCGTCGGGACGCTGTCGCTCTTTGGCCACCAGATGCGCTTCGATCTTTCGCAAGGCTTTCCGCTGGTCACCACCAAGCGCGTGCATCTGAAATCGGTGATTCACGAATTGCTGTGGTTCCTGCAGGGCGACACCAACGTCAAATATCTGCGCGACAACGGCGTCACCATTTGGGACGAATGGGCGAATGAAGACGGCGACCTCGGTCCGATCTACGGCATGCAATGGCGGCGCTGGCCCGACGGCGACAGGGATATCGACCAACTCGCCCATGTCGTCGAGGAGATCAGGCGCAATCCTTTCTCGCGCCGGCTGATCGTCTCGGCATGGAACCCGGCGCAGGTCGACGAGATGGCGCTGCCGCCCTGCCATTGCCTGTTCCAGTTTCATGTCGCTGAGGTCGGCGGGCGGAAACGCCTCTCCTGCCAGCTCTATCAGCGCTCGGCCGATGTTTTCCTCGGCGTGCCGTTCAATATCGCCAGCTATGCGCTGCTGACGCATATGGTCGCGCAGGTCACGGACTGCGTTCCGGGCGATTTCGTGCACAGCTTCGGCGACGTTCATCTCTATCTCAATCATGTGGAGCAGGCGCGACTTCAGCTCTCGCGCGAACCAAAGCCCCTGCCCCGCCTGAAGCTCAATCCTTCAGTACGCTCGCTGTTCGACTTCAAATATGAAGATTTGAGCGTCGAGAATTATGAGTCCTGGCCGGCGATCGCCGCGCCGATCGCGGTGTAG
- a CDS encoding TIM44-like domain-containing protein, protein MSRFFALKRGSLVSFALAALLALAPALAEARMGGGGSFGSRGSRSWSAPPSTRTMPGQASPFERSVAPRPAPGMAGPMAQPGGLFGGSFGRGLMGGLAGGLLGAGLFGLLTGNGLFGGMMGFASIIGLLLQIALIVFLARMAFNWWTRRNANAMAGAGHRPSPGFTSPFTARAPFGAAGFGSGASPEAAMAQPIKIAAEDFNAFERLLGEAQGAYSREDLGALRGMSTPEMASYFDDELEDNRRKGVINRVSDVKLLQGDLSEAWREGVDEYATVAMRFALNDVIEDRATGKPAPGSPGPTETSEAWTFRRPAGAGPQEWKLSAIQQAA, encoded by the coding sequence ATGTCGCGTTTCTTCGCCCTTAAGCGTGGATCGCTGGTTTCTTTCGCGCTCGCCGCTTTGCTGGCGCTTGCGCCGGCCCTGGCCGAGGCGCGGATGGGCGGCGGCGGCAGCTTTGGCAGCCGCGGCTCGCGCAGCTGGTCGGCCCCGCCGTCGACCCGAACGATGCCGGGCCAGGCCTCGCCCTTCGAACGCAGCGTCGCGCCGCGTCCAGCGCCCGGCATGGCCGGTCCGATGGCGCAACCCGGCGGCCTCTTTGGCGGCTCCTTTGGCCGCGGCCTCATGGGCGGACTGGCTGGCGGTCTGCTTGGCGCCGGACTGTTTGGGCTGCTCACCGGAAATGGCCTGTTCGGCGGCATGATGGGTTTCGCCTCGATCATCGGCCTGCTGCTGCAGATCGCGCTGATCGTCTTCCTGGCCCGCATGGCCTTCAATTGGTGGACGCGTCGCAATGCGAACGCCATGGCTGGGGCGGGTCACCGTCCGAGCCCGGGCTTCACGTCGCCATTCACGGCGCGCGCGCCTTTCGGCGCGGCGGGCTTCGGCTCCGGCGCCTCTCCGGAAGCGGCGATGGCGCAGCCGATCAAGATCGCGGCGGAGGACTTCAACGCCTTCGAACGCCTGCTCGGCGAAGCGCAGGGCGCCTATAGCCGCGAGGATCTTGGCGCGCTGCGCGGCATGTCGACGCCGGAAATGGCCTCCTATTTCGACGACGAATTGGAGGACAACCGCCGCAAGGGCGTCATCAACCGCGTCTCGGACGTGAAGTTGCTGCAAGGCGACCTGTCGGAGGCTTGGCGCGAAGGCGTCGACGAATACGCCACCGTCGCCATGCGCTTCGCGCTCAATGACGTGATCGAGGATCGCGCCACCGGCAAGCCCGCGCCCGGTTCGCCGGGGCCAACGGAGACGTCCGAGGCCTGGACTTTCCGCCGACCGGCAGGCGCCGGTCCGCAGGAGTGGAAGCTCTCGGCGATTCAGCAGGCGGCGTAA